From Paracoccus suum, the proteins below share one genomic window:
- the dksA gene encoding RNA polymerase-binding protein DksA — translation MKPQTFLPEDYRPAEDEPFMNEQQLEYFRRKLKAWKQELQAQSAETLEGLQDSARNVPDIADRASEETDRALELRTRDRQRKLVSKIDAALRRIDAGEFGYCERTGEPISLKRLDARPIATMTLEAQERHERRERVHRDE, via the coding sequence ATGAAGCCGCAGACTTTCCTTCCAGAAGACTATCGCCCCGCCGAGGACGAGCCCTTCATGAACGAGCAGCAGCTGGAATATTTCCGGCGCAAGCTGAAGGCGTGGAAGCAGGAGCTTCAGGCGCAATCGGCAGAAACGCTCGAAGGGCTGCAGGACAGCGCCCGCAACGTCCCCGACATCGCTGACCGCGCCAGCGAGGAAACCGACCGCGCGTTGGAGTTGCGGACCCGGGACCGGCAGCGCAAGCTGGTGAGCAAGATCGACGCAGCACTACGTCGGATCGATGCGGGCGAGTTCGGCTATTGCGAGCGCACGGGCGAGCCGATCAGCCTAAAGCGCCTGGACGCCCGGCCGATCGCGACCATGACCCTCGAGGCGCAGGAGCGTCACGAGCGCCGCGAGCGCGTGCACCGCGACGAGTGA
- a CDS encoding FAD-dependent oxidoreductase produces MWTSSAQCSGRNIAPESALTGRRVTIIGAGIAGLSAALALARAGADVTVHERAGALREVGAGIQISPNAGRALDALGLSAGLDRISHPSEAVVLRESGGRQVARLNFARHRPEAIFRFVHRARLVELLESAARAAGAAIHLGSPLTEPPADAELVVGADGLHSAQRAAMNGPEVPFFTGQTAWRALIATEAEPSPVAQVFMGPGRHLVSYPLGKGLRNIVAVLETPEWTAEGWSQPGDPDDLRAAFRDFGGPVPEWLARVDACGHWGLFRHPLADRWQDGRRVLIGDAAHPTLPFLAQGACMAIEDAFRLTHYLGAARDQAAAFARFEAERRPRVARIVAAADANARNYHLNGLQRLAGHTALRLGSRFVPRMVFDRFAWVYDYDPARG; encoded by the coding sequence ATGTGGACCAGTTCCGCACAATGCTCGGGGCGGAACATCGCGCCTGAATCTGCCCTGACTGGCCGCCGCGTCACCATCATCGGCGCGGGCATCGCTGGACTGAGTGCTGCGCTAGCCCTCGCCCGGGCCGGTGCCGACGTCACGGTGCACGAACGCGCCGGCGCACTGCGCGAGGTGGGTGCCGGGATACAGATCTCACCCAACGCAGGCCGTGCGCTTGATGCGCTTGGCCTCTCCGCCGGGCTCGACCGTATCTCGCATCCGTCCGAGGCAGTGGTGTTGCGCGAAAGCGGAGGGCGCCAGGTCGCGCGACTGAACTTTGCCCGGCACCGGCCGGAAGCGATCTTTCGCTTCGTCCACCGGGCCCGGCTGGTCGAGCTGCTTGAATCCGCCGCCCGCGCCGCCGGCGCCGCCATCCACCTCGGCAGTCCGCTGACCGAGCCCCCGGCAGATGCCGAACTGGTCGTCGGTGCGGATGGCCTGCATTCGGCGCAGCGCGCGGCCATGAACGGCCCTGAGGTGCCGTTTTTTACCGGCCAGACCGCGTGGCGGGCGCTAATCGCGACAGAGGCAGAGCCCTCGCCGGTAGCGCAGGTCTTCATGGGTCCTGGCCGGCATCTGGTCAGCTACCCGCTGGGCAAAGGCCTGCGCAACATCGTCGCCGTCTTGGAGACGCCGGAGTGGACCGCCGAAGGTTGGTCGCAGCCCGGGGACCCGGACGATCTGCGCGCAGCCTTCCGGGATTTCGGCGGCCCTGTGCCCGAATGGCTTGCGCGGGTGGACGCGTGCGGACACTGGGGTCTTTTCCGGCACCCGCTGGCCGACCGCTGGCAGGACGGGCGGCGCGTGCTGATTGGCGATGCCGCGCATCCCACCCTGCCATTCCTCGCCCAGGGTGCCTGCATGGCCATCGAGGATGCGTTTCGGCTGACCCACTATCTGGGCGCCGCCAGGGATCAGGCAGCTGCCTTCGCCCGTTTCGAGGCTGAGCGTCGTCCCCGCGTCGCGCGCATCGTCGCCGCTGCGGACGCCAATGCGCGCAACTATCATCTGAACGGGCTGCAGCGATTGGCGGGGCATACGGCGCTGCGGCTTGGCTCAAGATTTGTGCCGAGAATGGTCTTTGACCGCTTTGCCTGGGTCTATGACTACGACCCCGCCCGCGGCTGA
- a CDS encoding DUF5343 domain-containing protein yields MKEPVTGTGEGEGEQEGEPGTAGGAVQEAESEAAKTTVASEKQAAREIKGNLPYTASPGLIKGVLDAVIAAERPNRLSNVYMETVFGLSGGGARSVPPILKKMGFLNSDGSPTDLYSKFKTETGRAAAALGGLKNAFPEIFRKNEVAHKATDVQLQDIVVEITGLTKKDPVLRHIINTFNNIKAYIPANFISDGNQARRDDEVEKVPPLPPKSDPGPAAATFGLSYQFNIVLPESQDERTFDAIFRSLKRNLLE; encoded by the coding sequence ATGAAAGAGCCGGTCACGGGTACTGGAGAGGGGGAAGGGGAACAAGAAGGCGAACCGGGCACCGCTGGAGGGGCGGTCCAAGAAGCTGAGAGCGAGGCTGCGAAAACGACCGTCGCTTCCGAGAAGCAGGCTGCTAGGGAGATTAAGGGGAATCTTCCTTACACCGCTTCTCCGGGTCTGATTAAGGGTGTCCTCGACGCGGTAATTGCCGCCGAACGCCCCAACCGCCTGAGCAACGTCTACATGGAGACAGTATTCGGATTGTCGGGAGGGGGCGCCCGCTCTGTGCCGCCCATACTCAAAAAGATGGGCTTTCTTAACAGCGATGGCTCGCCAACGGACCTTTACTCAAAATTTAAGACCGAGACCGGGCGTGCTGCGGCAGCGCTAGGTGGATTAAAAAATGCATTTCCTGAGATTTTTAGGAAGAATGAAGTCGCACATAAGGCAACCGACGTCCAGCTTCAAGACATCGTAGTAGAAATCACCGGTTTGACCAAAAAAGATCCGGTACTTCGACACATAATTAACACTTTTAACAATATAAAAGCATACATACCGGCCAACTTTATTTCGGACGGGAATCAAGCCAGAAGGGACGACGAGGTGGAAAAGGTCCCGCCGCTTCCACCGAAGTCGGATCCAGGCCCCGCCGCGGCGACGTTCGGGTTGTCATACCAATTCAACATTGTGCTTCCTGAGAGCCAGGATGAACGTACCTTCGACGCGATATTCCGAAGCCTCAAAAGAAATCTCTTAGAATGA
- the lepA gene encoding translation elongation factor 4 produces the protein MTDISLIRNFSIVAHIDHGKSTLADRLIQSTGTVADRDMKEQMLDSMDIERERGITIKANTVRITYPARDGQTYILNLIDTPGHVDFAYEVSRSMRAVEGSLLVVDATQGVEAQTLANVYQAIDAGHEIVPVLNKIDLPAAEPDRVKEQIEDVIGIDASDAIPISAKTGLGIPDVLEAIVTRLPAPKGERDAPLKAMLVDSWYDAYLGVVVMIRVMDGVIRKGDRVRMMQTGAVYGIDKLAVLTPAMKDIAELAPGEMGVFTASIKQVRDTRVGDTITHERKGTDAPLPGFKPAQPVVFCGLFPVDANDFDALREAIEKLALNDASFSSEMETSAALGFGFRCGFLGLLHLEVIRDRLEREYDLDLITTAPSVVFRLHMKDGEVRELHNPADMPDPMQIDHIDEPRIKATIMVPDDYLGDVLKLCQDRRGIQLDLTYAGSRAMVVYDLPLAEVVFDFYDRLKSVTKGYASFDYQISEYREDNLVKMSILVNDEPVDALSIMVHRDRADARGRAMVEKLKDLIPRHMFKIPIQAAIGGRVIARETLSAMRKDVTAKCYGGDATRKKKLLEKQKAGKKKMRQFGKVEIPQSAFISALKMDG, from the coding sequence ATGACCGACATCTCGCTGATCCGCAATTTCTCGATCGTGGCCCATATCGACCACGGCAAATCCACGCTCGCCGACCGGCTGATCCAGTCGACCGGGACTGTCGCCGACCGCGACATGAAAGAGCAGATGCTGGACAGTATGGATATCGAGCGCGAGCGCGGTATCACCATCAAGGCCAACACCGTGCGCATCACCTATCCGGCGCGCGACGGGCAGACCTATATCCTGAACCTGATCGACACCCCCGGCCACGTCGACTTTGCCTATGAGGTCAGCCGCAGCATGCGCGCGGTCGAGGGATCTCTGCTGGTGGTCGACGCGACCCAGGGGGTCGAGGCGCAGACCCTCGCTAATGTCTACCAGGCCATCGACGCCGGGCACGAGATCGTGCCGGTGCTGAACAAGATCGACCTGCCCGCGGCAGAGCCCGATCGCGTCAAGGAACAGATCGAGGATGTCATTGGCATCGACGCCAGCGACGCGATCCCGATCAGCGCAAAGACCGGCCTCGGCATTCCCGACGTGCTGGAGGCGATCGTCACCCGCCTGCCGGCCCCCAAGGGCGAGCGGGACGCGCCGCTGAAGGCAATGCTGGTCGACAGCTGGTACGATGCCTACCTCGGCGTTGTCGTCATGATCCGCGTCATGGATGGCGTGATCCGCAAGGGCGACCGGGTGCGCATGATGCAGACCGGCGCGGTCTACGGCATCGACAAGCTGGCGGTGCTGACCCCGGCCATGAAGGACATCGCCGAACTCGCCCCCGGCGAGATGGGCGTCTTTACCGCCTCGATCAAGCAGGTCCGCGACACCCGCGTCGGCGATACCATCACGCATGAGCGCAAGGGCACCGACGCCCCGCTGCCCGGCTTCAAACCCGCGCAGCCCGTCGTGTTCTGCGGCCTCTTTCCGGTTGACGCCAACGACTTCGACGCGCTGCGCGAGGCGATCGAGAAGCTGGCCCTGAACGACGCCAGCTTCAGCTCCGAGATGGAGACATCGGCCGCCCTCGGCTTTGGCTTTCGCTGCGGCTTCCTGGGGCTGCTGCACCTCGAGGTGATCCGCGACCGGCTCGAGCGGGAATATGACCTCGACCTGATCACCACCGCGCCGTCGGTGGTGTTCCGCCTGCACATGAAGGATGGCGAGGTGCGCGAGTTGCACAACCCCGCCGACATGCCCGACCCGATGCAGATCGACCATATCGACGAGCCGCGGATCAAGGCCACGATCATGGTGCCCGACGACTACCTGGGCGACGTGCTGAAGCTGTGCCAGGACCGCCGCGGCATCCAGCTGGACCTGACCTATGCCGGCAGCCGGGCGATGGTGGTCTATGACCTGCCGCTGGCCGAGGTCGTGTTCGATTTCTACGACCGGCTGAAATCGGTGACCAAGGGTTATGCCTCGTTCGACTACCAGATCAGCGAATACCGCGAGGACAACCTCGTGAAGATGTCGATCCTGGTGAATGACGAGCCGGTGGACGCGCTGTCGATCATGGTCCACCGCGACCGCGCCGACGCCCGCGGCCGGGCGATGGTCGAAAAGCTGAAGGACCTGATCCCCCGGCACATGTTCAAGATCCCGATCCAGGCGGCCATCGGCGGGCGGGTAATCGCGCGCGAGACCCTGTCTGCGATGCGCAAGGACGTGACGGCCAAGTGTTACGGCGGGGACGCCACGAGAAAGAAAAAGCTCCTGGAAAAGCAGAAGGCGGGTAAGAAGAAGATGCGCCAGTTCGGGAAGGTGGAGATTCCGCAGTCGGCGTTTATTTCGGCGTTGAAGATGGATGGGTGA
- the glmM gene encoding phosphoglucosamine mutase, with amino-acid sequence MARSLFGTDGVRGRANSHPMTAEMALRLGAAAGRYFRRDGKNGHRVVIGKDTRLSCYMIETALTAGLTSTGMNVLLLGPVPTPAVGFLTRSMRADVGIMISASHNPADDNGIKFFGPEGFKLSDEAEAEIEALVGGDITLAQPENIGRVKRIDDGRGRYVEYAKTTFPAGQRLDGLKVVIDCAHGAAYKAAPDVLWELGAEVIPLGVKPDGLNINAGVGSTHVAAAQAAVKKHGADLGISLDGDADRVMIVDETGRVADGDQIMALLAGRWAAQGRLKGGALVATVMSNLGLERFMEGRGLRLERTAVGDRYVVERMRAGGFNLGGEQSGHIVMTDYATTGDGLIAALQVLAAMAETGERASRLAEQFAPVPQLLKNVRYAAGADPLGTAGVQRVIADAEGRLNGSGRVLIRKSGTEPLIRVMAEAEDETVLHEVVDGIVAAVEHAA; translated from the coding sequence ATGGCCAGATCACTTTTCGGCACCGACGGCGTGCGCGGCCGGGCCAACAGCCACCCGATGACGGCCGAGATGGCGCTGCGCCTCGGGGCTGCCGCAGGGCGCTATTTCCGCCGAGATGGCAAGAATGGGCACCGCGTCGTGATCGGCAAGGACACGCGCCTGTCCTGCTACATGATCGAGACGGCGCTGACCGCGGGCCTGACCAGCACCGGCATGAATGTGCTGCTGCTGGGGCCGGTGCCCACACCGGCGGTCGGGTTCCTGACGCGCTCGATGCGCGCCGATGTGGGAATCATGATCTCGGCCAGTCACAATCCGGCCGACGACAACGGCATCAAGTTCTTTGGCCCCGAAGGCTTCAAGCTGAGCGACGAGGCCGAGGCCGAGATCGAGGCCCTGGTCGGCGGTGACATCACGCTGGCCCAGCCCGAGAACATCGGCCGCGTCAAACGCATCGACGACGGCCGCGGCCGCTATGTCGAATATGCCAAGACGACCTTTCCGGCCGGCCAGCGACTGGACGGGCTGAAGGTGGTGATCGATTGCGCCCATGGCGCTGCCTACAAGGCCGCGCCGGATGTGCTGTGGGAACTGGGGGCCGAGGTCATTCCGCTGGGCGTCAAGCCGGATGGGCTGAACATCAACGCTGGCGTGGGATCCACCCATGTCGCGGCGGCGCAGGCAGCGGTCAAGAAGCATGGCGCCGATCTGGGCATCAGCCTCGATGGCGATGCCGACCGGGTGATGATCGTCGACGAAACCGGCCGCGTCGCCGATGGCGACCAGATCATGGCGCTGCTGGCCGGCCGTTGGGCCGCGCAGGGCCGGCTGAAGGGTGGCGCCCTGGTCGCGACGGTCATGTCGAACCTCGGGCTAGAGCGGTTCATGGAGGGACGCGGCCTCCGGCTGGAACGGACGGCGGTGGGCGATCGCTATGTCGTCGAACGGATGCGGGCAGGGGGCTTCAACCTCGGCGGCGAACAATCGGGCCACATCGTCATGACCGACTACGCCACCACCGGCGACGGGCTGATCGCGGCGCTGCAGGTGCTGGCGGCCATGGCCGAGACGGGCGAGCGCGCGAGCCGCCTCGCCGAACAATTCGCCCCGGTGCCGCAATTGCTCAAGAACGTGCGCTATGCCGCCGGGGCCGACCCGCTGGGCACGGCGGGCGTGCAGCGCGTCATCGCCGATGCCGAGGGCCGGCTGAACGGCAGCGGCCGCGTGCTGATCCGTAAATCGGGTACCGAGCCGCTGATCCGCGTGATGGCCGAAGCCGAAGACGAGACCGTGCTGCACGAGGTGGTGGACGGTATCGTGGCGGCGGTCGAGCACGCGGCCTGA
- a CDS encoding LysR family transcriptional regulator, whose translation MDRLECDRMFLAVIETGSFTEAAGRLGTRSGQASKLISRLEAELGVRLLNRTTRSVAPTEAGRAYYDRLRPLVDELDTLDLDIRNISQSPRGRLRMTAPLTFGTLELVPALNDFARLYPDIELDVAFSDRLVNVVDEGFDLAIRVGRPGDSTLILRRLCAVRIVLVGAPSYVEKHGAPATPPALSRHSCIIDTNYRDPNRWPFKGKNGEAEMTAVAGRVRYSNAEACVQAAEMGLGLAYVPAFVAGEALRAGRLLRLLQQFEIDPYDVQALYPHSRHLAVKVRLVIDFLTERYRQTPHWDQGW comes from the coding sequence ATGGACCGCCTTGAATGCGACCGGATGTTCCTCGCCGTCATCGAGACCGGCAGCTTCACGGAGGCCGCGGGCAGGCTGGGGACGCGGTCGGGTCAGGCCTCAAAACTGATTTCCCGGCTAGAAGCCGAGTTGGGCGTGCGGCTGCTCAACCGCACAACGCGGTCCGTGGCACCGACCGAGGCTGGCCGAGCGTATTACGATCGGCTGCGGCCGCTCGTGGACGAGTTGGACACGCTCGACCTCGACATCCGCAACATCTCCCAGTCTCCGCGCGGGCGCCTGCGCATGACGGCACCGCTGACATTCGGCACGCTGGAACTGGTTCCGGCCCTGAATGATTTCGCGCGGCTTTACCCGGATATCGAACTGGACGTCGCCTTCTCGGACCGGCTGGTCAACGTCGTGGATGAGGGGTTCGACCTTGCCATCCGCGTCGGGCGACCGGGGGATTCGACCCTCATCCTGCGCCGATTGTGCGCGGTCCGGATCGTACTGGTCGGCGCGCCATCCTATGTCGAAAAGCATGGGGCGCCGGCGACGCCCCCGGCTCTCTCGCGGCATTCCTGCATCATCGACACCAACTACCGGGACCCCAACCGCTGGCCCTTCAAGGGCAAGAATGGCGAGGCCGAGATGACTGCCGTTGCCGGCCGGGTTCGCTATTCGAATGCCGAGGCCTGCGTTCAGGCCGCCGAAATGGGCCTGGGACTCGCCTATGTCCCGGCCTTTGTTGCGGGCGAGGCGCTCCGCGCGGGCAGGCTGCTGAGGCTGCTGCAGCAATTTGAAATCGATCCCTATGATGTGCAGGCGCTCTATCCGCACAGCCGCCATCTGGCGGTTAAGGTTCGCCTGGTGATCGATTTCCTCACCGAGAGATACCGGCAGACCCCGCACTGGGATCAAGGCTGGTAG
- a CDS encoding DJ-1/PfpI family protein, translated as MADLKPVLVVLPQGFADWETPMISAAGSDFYGLRVSHATPGGGRVTSIGGLTVDLPDFAPEGDEVIVLCGSDIWARPEAPQIEATLQDAASRGQTIAAICGGTLALARAGLVDARAHTSNSADFIERAQGYKGAAHYRDVPHAVADGGVITAPGTAPISFAAEVLTAAGVSAEDVDQFRTMLGAEHRA; from the coding sequence ATGGCCGATCTGAAGCCCGTGCTGGTCGTGCTGCCGCAGGGCTTTGCCGACTGGGAAACGCCGATGATTTCGGCAGCCGGCAGCGACTTCTACGGGCTGCGCGTGAGCCATGCGACACCCGGCGGCGGCCGCGTGACGTCGATTGGCGGGCTGACGGTCGACCTGCCCGACTTTGCCCCCGAAGGCGATGAGGTGATCGTACTCTGCGGCAGCGATATCTGGGCCAGACCAGAGGCGCCGCAGATCGAGGCAACGCTGCAGGACGCGGCGAGTCGCGGCCAGACCATCGCTGCGATCTGCGGCGGAACGCTGGCCCTAGCGCGCGCCGGGCTTGTCGATGCGCGGGCACATACCTCGAACAGCGCAGATTTCATCGAGCGGGCACAGGGTTACAAAGGCGCGGCGCATTACCGCGATGTGCCGCATGCTGTCGCTGATGGCGGCGTTATCACGGCGCCTGGAACTGCGCCCATCAGCTTTGCGGCCGAAGTTCTCACCGCCGCTGGCGTGTCCGCCGAGGATGTGGACCAGTTCCGCACAATGCTCGGGGCGGAACATCGCGCCTGA
- the folP gene encoding dihydropteroate synthase: MDERQFYRPIVADEGPPLAGGPLRFAAFEVLSRSRSPHRIAAEAAPPEVLAAFTGRRSFAGLDLGAPQVMGIINVTPDSFSDGGQWFDPDTAVRHGRELVAAGAAILDIGGESTRPGATQVPAAVEAARIGPVLGALAGLAPLSVDTRKAPVARMALDAGAGIINDVSALSFDPAMAGVIAASTADLVLMHAQGTPETMQDDPHYDDVLLDVYEVLEARVAAAEAAGIPRARIAVDPGIGFGKSQDHNIALLRGIALFHGLGCALMLGVSRKKFVGTIGGGAPGAGRDPGTLALTLAALGQGVQIHRVHNVADAVQGIRLWSAVAR; this comes from the coding sequence TTGGACGAACGCCAGTTCTATCGCCCGATCGTTGCTGACGAGGGGCCGCCGCTCGCCGGGGGTCCCTTGCGCTTTGCCGCATTCGAGGTGCTCTCGCGCAGCCGCTCCCCGCACCGGATCGCGGCTGAGGCAGCACCGCCGGAAGTACTGGCGGCCTTCACCGGGCGACGCAGCTTTGCCGGGCTGGACCTGGGCGCGCCGCAGGTGATGGGTATCATCAACGTCACCCCGGACAGTTTTTCCGATGGCGGGCAGTGGTTCGATCCCGACACCGCTGTGCGCCATGGCCGCGAGCTCGTTGCGGCAGGGGCCGCGATTCTTGATATCGGCGGGGAATCGACCCGGCCCGGCGCGACCCAAGTGCCGGCCGCGGTCGAGGCCGCGCGCATCGGTCCGGTGCTCGGCGCCCTCGCCGGTCTGGCGCCGCTCTCGGTCGACACGCGCAAGGCGCCTGTGGCGCGGATGGCGCTGGATGCTGGGGCAGGGATTATCAACGATGTCTCGGCCCTGTCCTTCGATCCGGCGATGGCCGGCGTCATCGCCGCCAGCACGGCCGATCTGGTCCTCATGCACGCCCAGGGCACGCCCGAGACGATGCAGGATGATCCGCATTACGATGACGTGCTGCTGGACGTCTACGAGGTGTTGGAGGCGCGCGTCGCGGCGGCCGAGGCGGCTGGTATCCCTCGCGCCCGCATCGCGGTTGATCCCGGCATCGGCTTTGGCAAGTCGCAGGACCACAACATCGCGCTGCTGCGTGGCATCGCGCTGTTCCACGGTCTCGGTTGCGCCCTGATGCTGGGTGTCTCGCGCAAGAAATTCGTCGGCACCATCGGCGGCGGGGCGCCGGGCGCGGGTCGCGATCCCGGCACGCTCGCGCTGACGCTTGCGGCGCTGGGCCAAGGGGTGCAGATTCACCGTGTACATAATGTCGCCGACGCCGTTCAGGGCATCAGGCTCTGGTCGGCAGTGGCGCGATAA
- a CDS encoding DUF2171 domain-containing protein: protein MIDASEIKEHMEVVGADGVHVGIVDHMDGNRLKLTKNDEKHGVVSDHHHYVPLADVGSVDNGKVWLSANASEAKILMQEKDGSPVEGV from the coding sequence ATGATCGATGCCAGCGAGATCAAGGAACATATGGAAGTGGTCGGCGCCGATGGCGTGCATGTCGGCATTGTGGATCACATGGACGGCAACCGGCTGAAGCTGACGAAGAACGATGAGAAGCACGGGGTCGTCAGCGACCATCATCACTACGTTCCGCTGGCCGATGTCGGATCGGTCGACAACGGCAAGGTCTGGCTCTCGGCCAATGCCTCCGAGGCCAAGATCCTGATGCAGGAAAAGGACGGCTCGCCCGTTGAAGGCGTCTAA
- a CDS encoding SDR family oxidoreductase — MADDTSDPVRTPHRSGVITEPDLPAPPFPEQDQPWPGLDAKMEPRPDLGETSYRGTGRLTGKRALITGGDSGIGAAVAIAFAREGADVAISYLPAEEEDARKIITLIEAEGRKAVALPADIREEEACNKLVADAVAGLGGLEILVNNAGRQQWCDSIEDLSTEDFDATFKTNCYAPFWITKAALKHLKSGASIIITSSVQGFSPSETLFDYAQTKAANRAFAQSLAKQLAPKGIRVNAVCPGPFWTVLQTSGGQPREKYMEHGADTPLGRPGMPVEIAPIYVLLASDEASYITGEYYGAVGGRGL, encoded by the coding sequence ATGGCCGACGACACGAGCGACCCCGTCCGAACCCCGCATCGCAGCGGCGTGATCACCGAACCGGACCTGCCAGCGCCGCCTTTTCCCGAGCAGGACCAGCCTTGGCCCGGCCTCGATGCAAAGATGGAGCCGCGCCCCGACCTGGGCGAGACCAGCTATCGCGGGACCGGCCGCCTCACGGGCAAGCGCGCGCTGATCACCGGCGGCGACAGCGGCATCGGCGCCGCGGTCGCGATTGCCTTTGCCCGCGAGGGTGCGGACGTCGCGATCAGTTACCTGCCGGCCGAGGAAGAGGACGCGCGCAAGATCATCACCCTGATCGAAGCCGAGGGCCGCAAGGCGGTCGCCCTGCCGGCGGACATCCGCGAGGAGGAGGCCTGCAACAAGCTGGTCGCTGATGCGGTGGCCGGCCTCGGCGGGCTGGAGATTCTGGTCAACAATGCCGGCCGCCAACAATGGTGCGACAGCATCGAGGATCTGAGCACCGAGGATTTCGACGCCACCTTCAAGACCAACTGCTACGCGCCCTTCTGGATCACCAAGGCTGCGCTGAAGCATCTGAAATCCGGCGCATCGATCATAATCACGTCGTCGGTGCAGGGGTTCTCGCCGTCCGAGACGCTCTTCGACTATGCGCAGACCAAGGCTGCCAACCGCGCCTTTGCGCAATCGCTCGCCAAGCAACTCGCGCCCAAAGGGATCCGGGTGAACGCGGTCTGTCCGGGGCCGTTCTGGACGGTGCTGCAGACTTCGGGCGGTCAGCCGCGCGAAAAATACATGGAGCATGGCGCCGACACGCCACTCGGGCGGCCGGGGATGCCGGTCGAGATCGCGCCGATCTACGTCTTGCTCGCCTCGGACGAAGCAAGCTACATCACCGGCGAATATTATGGCGCCGTGGGCGGCCGCGGTTTGTGA
- a CDS encoding Swt1 family HEPN domain-containing protein: MMSSERVELFCLKGALTYRDLRLALPSSNASTGRTDLELYTDALIDRHLDQIDKRIRSDAHRMGEFYRMFYSLENDIRELIANTMEELHGPNWWGDKVPQAVRDNVKKNKENEDSEGLEARSVRRIDYTTFGELGEIIKANWDDFRGLFSNCSIPRFEKVIKRLNVARGPIAHSGYIVPEEAVRLKLTIRDWYTMIG, encoded by the coding sequence ATGATGAGTTCAGAGAGGGTAGAATTATTTTGCCTAAAAGGCGCGCTTACGTACCGCGATTTACGATTGGCTCTGCCTTCAAGTAATGCTTCCACCGGCCGGACTGATCTCGAGCTTTATACTGACGCACTCATTGACCGGCACTTGGATCAAATTGATAAGAGGATCAGATCTGACGCCCATCGGATGGGCGAGTTCTACCGGATGTTCTATTCTCTTGAGAATGATATCAGGGAGTTAATCGCGAATACCATGGAGGAACTTCATGGGCCTAACTGGTGGGGTGATAAGGTGCCTCAAGCCGTTCGTGATAACGTCAAGAAGAACAAGGAAAACGAGGACAGTGAGGGGCTGGAAGCTCGCTCGGTTCGAAGGATTGATTATACAACCTTCGGGGAGCTGGGCGAGATCATCAAAGCCAACTGGGACGATTTCCGCGGACTGTTCTCAAACTGCAGCATTCCTCGGTTTGAAAAAGTGATAAAACGGCTTAATGTTGCGCGGGGACCGATAGCCCATAGTGGTTATATCGTACCTGAAGAAGCGGTGCGACTTAAACTGACTATCAGGGATTGGTATACAATGATCGGCTAG
- a CDS encoding GNAT family N-acetyltransferase — MSVTIRPVEAADKAEWQRLFEGYQLYYERPDLPQEFYDTAFARLMARDPRDFAGLVAVGDEGHLLGLTHYVFHPHMWRPEGVCYLQDLFTKPEARGQGVARALIEAVYAAADNAGVPSVYWLTQEFNYAGRMLYDKVATRTPFIRYNRAL, encoded by the coding sequence ATGAGCGTGACGATCCGGCCCGTGGAAGCCGCCGACAAGGCGGAATGGCAGCGCCTCTTCGAGGGCTATCAACTTTACTACGAGCGGCCGGATCTGCCCCAAGAGTTTTACGATACGGCCTTCGCCCGACTGATGGCGCGCGATCCGCGCGATTTCGCCGGGCTGGTCGCGGTCGGTGATGAAGGGCACCTGCTCGGGCTGACCCACTACGTCTTTCACCCGCATATGTGGCGCCCTGAAGGCGTATGTTATCTGCAGGACCTGTTCACAAAGCCCGAGGCGCGCGGCCAGGGCGTGGCCCGCGCGCTGATCGAGGCTGTCTATGCCGCCGCGGACAATGCGGGCGTGCCATCGGTCTATTGGCTGACGCAGGAATTCAACTACGCAGGCCGGATGCTCTACGACAAGGTCGCCACCCGAACACCGTTCATTCGCTACAACCGTGCGTTGTAA